The Anoplopoma fimbria isolate UVic2021 breed Golden Eagle Sablefish chromosome 9, Afim_UVic_2022, whole genome shotgun sequence genome contains the following window.
GTCAAGCTTTCTGAACTCCTATGCAGAGGAGGGCTTATCATTTTAGTCACCTACTTTTGcttgctgaaatgacaactgtcGCTAATTAattaagctaacattagcttcaTAAATTGGTTGAAAAATGCTGTCTCTGACAAAGAATTTAAAGttgagatgaaataaaaaatgtgtctcaTCCTTTAAGATCACATTCCCAGTATTGTTATGCAAATTTCTATCAAAATATGCCCCAAAATTTACAAAAGCAACATACAAAAAGTGTGCTTGCGTAAGCTTCTTCAAATCAGTTTCAACATGTGATATTATGACATCCATTAATCAACCAATTTGAAACTTTTAGTGACATGGGAGGTACTATGTGGAGCCCCAGTCTCATGTATCTCCATAGGTGCTAGTTTCTAACCCCGCCCACTTTTTTGCGGTCTAATCATTTGtaaaggatttgatttaaatccatATAACTGTACACCgcacaaatatttaatttggaaATATGTCAcacagtacagaagctaaagacacTCTAACTTccatttcactgggactttattGTTTCAAACATACTTGTTTTTCGATAAGAACCCTATAAAAGTCAGATATATGCATTTGATGGTAGTCATAGTACACGATATGTTGTTAAATGTCAGCCAAAAGCTACGTTTATATAAGAAGGAAATAATGCTAGTTTACTGCTGTAGGATGTAAGATAGTTAGCTGGGCATGCTTATGTTTGCAGCCTGTTATGGAACAAACAAATGTTAAGACaatgaattacattttgctCTTTTGTTATTGGacaagcagtaaaaaaaaacatccttaaaAACTAATAGTGTTTACCATAGTTATAAAGATCTCAATTACTGTAGCCCCTTGCACACGCTTCAATATGTGGAGAAATGTACGAGCCTTGTTACAGTTGCCAAGTTATGATTAGACAGTCCCTGTTCAGCAAAGGGGTTTAGCAAACAGTTCATCTCTGCGTTTcgattttctcatttatttcctttaatttgTGTCCACAGCTCACTGATTAGAACATACTCCGCCCAGGACAATAATGATTGGAAGGTAGGAAACATCACACAGATAATGTAGGAGAGGAACATACATTttggaatattattattgtaactGATGCTGTAGACGTGTTTTGCAAGCATAATAGGCTGAAAACAGCACACGATGAAAATGTTATTCTTAATATACAGCTTTTATTAGAGTAGTTAGACTGATTAGATACTTAAACAAGATGCATCATTATGAGCATTCTTTAAATGTGGTTGTTGAACCTATTATAGCCCCTTGGTGCTGCAAGATATTAGACTCATAATAATTTCACCCCTCTTAATAAAGTCATTTTCCGCAGCAGTTGTATTTATTCTAAATTCTACGGTAATGTGGTAAAACAGCTCAAAAGCGTCTTGTTTTTAAACAGATTGGCTTGAATGTTGATACATCCAACCTGGAGCTGATGGGAACACGGTCCGCTGTCTATGACTTTGTTTCGTCCAGGAGCAGAGCGGACCACTACACCTTCGGCCGTAACAGGATCACCTGTAGCCAATACAGGTAGGGTGACATTGCCTCAGGTGTTTTTCAACTAAGTTTCCTTCAATTTAATTTACCAGtctgtcttttttgtgtttagtttcCGTGTGTCTGACGTGCCGCCGCTCAGCAGTGAGTTTAGAAGGGATTTGGAGAGACTGCCAAGTTCCTATAGCAGCTCCACCAGAGTCCAATACAGACGGCTCATAAATACCTATGGCACACATTTTTTCCGCCaggttaaaacacaaacacacactctctcccactcaccacatttattttttctttagctCACAggaataataactttatttttgtttgtctcacAACATTGTGCTTTATTGCAGGTTGAACTCGGGGGGCAAGTGAATCGAGTCACAGCCGCACGTACCTGTTTGTCCTCACTGAATGGGCTCTCCTCACATCAGGTACACATGACgtacacatatttatttaaaaataaaatacataagtTAGCTACACAACCAATTTCCTCCCTAACAAGCCCTTATATAGGCCCAGACCAGGGGTCATTCTGAGATCACTCTCAGAGAGGTTCTAACCAGATTTCTAGCAAAGAGTCCTATAGCTTAGGAGTGATTGAGGAAACTCTGAGCAAGGAAGGGATGGAGATCACCTTTGTGAGGAGGTGTGTTAGGACTGTTGCTAGGTATGACTCATTCTTTTAAAGAGCAATATTTGGTTGGTccatcaaaaaaaaagggaaatatagAAACACATCGGGCGGCTCTGTGAAGAGGAACCGCTCCGTATGAAGCTATTAATGGTAACAAGAACACAACAATTCTCATTTTCAGgtcattttacacttttttcacaaaacatatATCTATTTCTGCCACGAGATCCACACTAAATGCTGAACACTGTTCCTTTCGACCAAGTCATATGACTACGTACTGCACCATGACTAACTTCTTATTTTCCTTCCTGATCTCTAGGTGCACTCCTGCTTAACAATTGGTTTCTCTGTTGGCCTTGGTCAGTCCAATTCAGCCAACGTCTGGCCTTGCATCAAAGTCCTACAGAATCAGGGCCTCTCCGTCTCGTACACGTCCGGTCTCCACAGCCGCTATAAAGATGTGATAGGAGGCAGAGATTGGTCGGGTGAGTTTTCTCTACTCCGAGACGACTCGCAGGGCTACGAAAATTGGCTGAAGACCCTCAAGGAACACCCTGATGTTGTCCAGTATTCCCTGAGACCGATGCACGAACTGGTGTCGAACTTGTCGCAAAGGGCAGGACTGAAGACTGCTGTTGAAAAGTACCTGGAAGAAAACGCCGTTAGGACCCAAGCAGGAAGCTACATCCGCTGTCCTAAAGAGGCCTGGAGGGGAAACCTGGTGGTGGAAATCATCGAAGGCTTGGATCTGGAAGGAGATTACTTTGGCTCGACTGAAGGGTACGTAGAGAAAAGGGAACAGGATTGAAGTGTTGACATTAAGACACAtttgaattaaatacttttctttttcttttatccaaTTCAAAGCTACGTTAAGATTCGGTACGGTGATATTAGACGCAAGACTCGTGTGATCCGAACAAACTATCCTTACTGGAATACTGAATTCAATCTGGGCTTGGTCAGTAAATCTTcttagacttgttttttttacgagGTGAGATTTATAGGAGCTATTATGCTTCAACAATCACTTTGCAGAAATGCAGTGGAAACGTCGTATAGGGATTACATTTGTCTGGGATAAATTGATCACTAAAAGGGGATGATTATTTAgccaattttttttcatgtatttctcaTGTAGTTTAATTgacatttctatatttataatATCAATTAAACGGACAGCTTTGCTATTTTCTgaattttattgtttgtttaaaaatacagtacagcTGTTTTAAACGCTTTTCAAATGACAGTACTGTACAGGTTGAATTAGTGTACTATGTATGaattaaatacacaataatacaGTACTGTACCACATTTCAAATGTAGCTTACTGTAGGCCCTTTCAAGGGGGCATTACGGGCCATTATCAATCCACTCAAGGAGGGCAGCTTCAATCACAGGTGATTTTCCCTGTGTGCATTTCTTTTGTGTCCCCATCACTAATAGCCGTGCAAGTTAGTCGTTGTTCGGGGAGATTAAGCAAGTTTAACTGCTGCATCTcgtctttttttgtcatacgaTTTGAGGAGACTGCATTCTTCATTGACagaaaaatactttctttttctcgTCATGGTTTTTAATGTGCAGCAGCCTCAGGTAGCCAGCCAGAAGCAGATGGCTTACAATGAGGCAAAGattcaaaaagtcaaaagaaattAATATAGTTTTGACATTTCTGTCCATATATTGTCATGtatgaaaagacacaaaataaacactttagGAACACTACTTGATTTCTATAAGCAAAGTATTTAGACAGCTTCTGTAATAATTCTGTCCCAAGCTTTTTGATCCATATAAGCAGTTGATCACTGTAGCCGTGATAGCTATAAACGGTTTCCACTACACATCGTGTTGACAAAAACTTGAATCTACTAATTTGTGCTTTCCAACTTTTCCAGTTACAAGTGAACTGATGGACAAATGTTATACACACAGCGGTTTAAAAGTAGAATGAATGTGATTAAGAGAGCTTAATGTTAAATCAAGACTACAACACAGCTACCAATGTGTAGAATATTGAAGTTCAAGTTCAAAGTTGACAAATCGTGTGATGGATCAAACTGAATACTTTTAGGATAcacgtttgttttttattgtacattattctgattacatttttatttcaaatcttTATGAAGGTGGAGACATACCACAGTTTGGAGATCGAGGTCTGGGACGAGGACGTGAGTTACGATGACCTTCTGATATCTTGTGAGGTAGACCTACTCCAGGGGACGCACGCGTACAAGTGCTCCAACAGTTACGGGGCCGTCCGCTTCCAGTTCACGCTGACCTGCGACAGTCACCTCACTGGAAACAGATGCAACCAGTACCAACCATCTCCATAGCGAGAAACACATGAATGAGTGTGCCGCTGGCTTTCCCTTCATGGAGATAACACATCTGTGGTTTACTTTCTTTATGTTGTCATTGAACACAATCCAAGGGTTTTTTCCgaaaacatttgaaatcagCATTGTTTGTGGCAGTAGTGTTAAAATGAGAGGTATATTAATGTTAGGAAACTGAGGTGTTGTGAAAGAAAACTGATGGTGATTGAAAAAAATAGtctcctgttttattttttatcttgtcttcttctactatgtctcttgtgtgcactttactctatgctgctgtaagcctgcaaatttccccgctgcgggactaataaaggattatcttatcttatcttatcttatcttttgcacctgtttttattaacattacTGATGAGCACTTTAATAATATGAATTCAGTGTTTGACAGCTGTTGGACCATTTATTATTAAGAAACTTTGGGAGCAGTATGGTGGGGCTATCCTTCGGTTTACATATGAACCACAGATTACGTCTTTACGGTTACGATTTAAATCTTTCTATTGTCAACTagaagaaatcatttttttctgtcctttctcacataaataaaagcaatgaaaaCATGAGCTGTGTCTTTAAGTACTTTAAGTGTTCTCAAAGCTAaagaaaatattgcatttttgttcCCTTTTGTATTGTGGAATGAATTAGACatatgtttgtcaatttaaaagataattttgcaaaTCAAGAAAGTCTCAGTTTGtatcatttagttttgtgtgaactATTATCTCTCGTCGCGCAAAATACACGTCACCAACAAGGCTTTTATCTAGATAGATCTTTTTAACAGCCGGGAAGCGAAAGAATGTGTAATACCCATTGTTGTTCTGAGTAACATAACATCCCAGTTAACACACAGAATCGTAGCTTTAGAGAGAGACGTCAATTATGCAACTTTTGGCTATGTAGTCTTTCTATTTcaattttgcaacaaaaaaatgcaacattatTGACGcgcaaatgtttcttttaaattgacaaacataaGTGTAATTCATGGCATTATTTTTCTATCACCATTGATCAcgtgtatctttttttttcgacaacAGGAAGGACTTGGAGTCTCTATAGACGGGCAGGTAGCCAGACAGGTAGCCCGTCCATTCATTAACATGCTTATTGTAGTcccagatatatatatatatatatatatatatatatatatataaaaaatatatattttgtcagagcatttgattcattgattgctctcaggatgaaataaaaaaattgacagaattaaaaaaaaaaaaaaaaaaaaaaaattgaagaagattaccaaccctgcctttaatttcattcataaaatatctgtctgtttgtcatcTTGTTTTGGTGTTATTCTGCCCCAatgtggccacacacacacacacacacacacacacacacacacacacacacacacacacacacacacacacacacacacaaaaccccaaaataatAGTCTCCAGCTCTATAAACCCATCTCTCCCTGTCTGACACACAGTGGGGTGTGGATGTAAAGAGGCTGTAATGAAGCCTCCGCCCTGTCATGTCTCCATGCCTCCTGTGGTAAAAAGGTTTCCTGTGTTGCGTTTAAGCATGTGTGTAAAAACCAGCTCCCCGCCGCGACCACTGGAttcctttcctctcatcttttGAAGACACCGTTTGATTTAAACCAAAGTGGCGCACAGACCAGCCTCGTGCGTAAAACCCTCCGTGCGTCCCCCGGTACCGGACACACCGTCCCACACACTCATTTAGTCACAGCCCCCCCCCATGACAGCGAGGCGGGTTCCGTTAGAAGGAAATGATGGAGAAGGAAAGTTTCTGACGACTGTCTTGTTTTGTTggtgctgctctgctctcaggaaaaagaaactggagattcatttctttttttcgcTCGTCCTCCTCATTACGCACGGATTACTGGACATCTGGACAACCTGTATATGGATTTGGGATTATTAAGGTCTCCGACACTGAAATGTCTCAGGATTGGAAATGCAGCTCCACGCCTGCCTGTTGCTTTTTATTATCACAACAGGTAAGGACATCTGCTGTAGACTGATTTGATGTTATGATGTAGACTACTCCATTttatcatcttatcttatcttattttatcttatttatgaTCACTgagatttgtattttataaaaggGGGAGACTGCTGTTTCGTTTTCAGCTGCTGTGAAATGAAACCACAACAGTGTTGCTCTTTTGTCAATAGAAAAAAGGTTGGTAGGTTTATGTAGAGTTTTTAAGGTAACCTTCTTTAAACCAAGATCCAAATATAGGGGTCATCAGATTATTCAAGAGATTAGAAACAAGGGGGGGAGATGTGATctgttttccaaaaaaaaaaaaaaaaaaaaaaaaaaaatgtctaatttctCATTCTTTCCTCACATTTTCGGTTATTTGCTTTACATTTTCATGCCTCACAACATTGAAGAATGAGAATTTTCTTTGATTACATGTGGTTGAACTTGACACAATACATGTccataataatgtattattattaaatcagtTTTCACTTCCACATCACACAGATTTCAGAAGATTTATGTCAGATATATACCCTCTTTTACCAGAAtctctttttttggtttctctttCCTCAGATATAACAGTGGCCTTGCTGCAGCCCCACTGTGGTGGAGATGTCAGCCTGGACAAACAGCCTGCTGGTCACATCAATCTCACTTTACCTGGACTTTCTTCTGACACCACCAACACACCCGACCCCGTGAACCACCAGTCTGACAGAACCCCAAATATTTCAGTTTGCACCTGGACGTTAGCTGTTCCTGCGGGTCGGACGGTTCTTTTAAAGTCGGTGTGGTTGGATGGGGGTTCGAGCGTAGTTGTGCGTTGTGTTTTGAACGAGGAGGATAAGGTCTTGGAGAGCGGGGCGACGGCTCTGCTCTCCCACTGTGACGAAAACAAAGCCACCTTCACATGGACAGGAGAAGGACTCTCCTCAAATGTTATTCAGCTGTCCTATTATGGTGAGAAACCATTACTCAATTATCCAGATTGATTTATTAAGTCAGGAAGGCCCACCTTCCTGCACCCCGACCATGAGAGTTTGATCCGATTGTCGTAATGTCATTTGGATgttttaaagcagctttttttgtcGTCTCACTGAATATATTGAGGTTTAGTTTACAGTAGAAGAATATTATGGTTACTTTGGCTTTACGATGTGAAACTGTGGAAAGGTATTGTTCAAACTGTGCTGTGAGTCCATCGGAAAGTTCTTATCACACTCCCTGTGGTGTGAGAGGCAGATAtgttatgttgttgtgttttccaCTCATATCTCTCCTCACCCTCTGcctctctgggttttttttttttgtgtgtttgttcctgGTAATCCAGTCCAGGAAGATGAGAGGAATTCCTCGGAGGACCACACCAGCCCACATTCAGACCAAGACCTCCTGCGTTGGTCTCAGACAGGAACCAGCTTTACAAGCACTGCTCCTGTTGGTCAAGACGTGgtgagagggacagacagggtCAGAGGTCGCCGCTTTGAAGGTCTGGAGTTGAGCTCCGGGTCTCAGTCTGCATCTAGCCCCTCCTCTCATGACCCGGGCCCACTGCACCCCACCTCACCCCTGCAGGGACTCTCTGTGGCTGGCAGAGCCGATAGGGAAACTCTCCCTCTTCCTGAGGAAGAACCGAACAATGGAGCGGATACATCTGGAGCTGCTCACCTCGCCGATGGAGAAATGTCTGCCAGTGAGAGAACACACCCCTATTTTCAGCCTACAGACTCGCTGTTTCACACATCGCAcacggcaaaaaaaacaagcgaCCAGCGCCCTCAAACCCAGATG
Protein-coding sequences here:
- the LOC129096407 gene encoding LOW QUALITY PROTEIN: perforin-1-like (The sequence of the model RefSeq protein was modified relative to this genomic sequence to represent the inferred CDS: inserted 2 bases in 1 codon) → MLSFSTPPLLYLSVLVFLSGRSPVLSCRTGNGSQCESAXFVPGYNLVGEGFDVVTLKRKAAYVIDVMTYMTPGGTCKLCHNPLQGNVLQKLPLSALDWRAFTRCNIRHDSSEHTSVSSLIRTYSAQDNNDWKIGLNVDTSNLELMGTRSAVYDFVSSRSRADHYTFGRNRITCSQYSFRVSDVPPLSSEFRRDLERLPSSYSSSTRVQYRRLINTYGTHFFRQVELGGQVNRVTAARTCLSSLNGLSSHQVHSCLTIGFSVGLGQSNSANVWPCIKVLQNQGLSVSYTSGLHSRYKDVIGGRDWSGEFSLLRDDSQGYENWLKTLKEHPDVVQYSLRPMHELVSNLSQRAGLKTAVEKYLEENAVRTQAGSYIRCPKEAWRGNLVVEIIEGLDLEGDYFGSTEGYVKIRYGDIRRKTRVIRTNYPYWNTEFNLGLVETYHSLEIEVWDEDVSYDDLLISCEVDLLQGTHAYKCSNSYGAVRFQFTLTCDSHLTGNRCNQYQPSP